The genome window AGGGTCTCGATCCGATTGCCGTATTCAAGCGAGGAATCGAAAGCGAAGAGGATATCCGGGACGTAGCGCATGCCCAGCCGACGGCCGAGTTCGCGGCGCAGGAAAGGCACGGAACTCTGCAGCCCCTTTTCAGTGTTTCGGCGGACTTTCTCGTCGCCCATCACGGTGAAATAAACGCGGGCCAGATGCATATCCGGCGTCACGTCGACGGCAGTAATGGTGACGAAGCCGATCCGGGGATCCTTCAATCCCTTGATCAGAAGA of Desulfuromonadales bacterium contains these proteins:
- a CDS encoding ribosome-binding factor A, coding for MEFKRSHRVGEQIHKEISALLIKGLKDPRIGFVTITAVDVTPDMHLARVYFTVMGDEKVRRNTEKGLQSSVPFLRRELGRRLGMRYVPDILFAFDSSLEYGNRIETLLKEIHTEDDDGSGAPEAD